One window of Dehalobacterium formicoaceticum genomic DNA carries:
- a CDS encoding DUF5693 family protein: MEVGQSVMNKGWKWVLIGAILAGMLMAGYVAWARNGVEQANKEITAVLDWKQVKELAARENIPEQEVLEEFRGKITGVLFKETTLNDLKAKGDLLFKTGIEMKWDLRTGASQGLKLKENDQEEEIQEDWTYLVFADEESMERVQRNLSLKLADQNPQLLSCYLQTPQGVMPVLGTSLSLNDIILLGVGFEEEDLSLVRSVGLQIIPQIRFWRNVTEESLEVVFGQFQDMPVSAVFFNDREVPGIGLPIHRQKEALKAIAHQIEGLHVPLGMIEFLPQKGISMVGQYLEKNMVRMHSIGEAEMLTTTQSQAVERYTLAAAERDIRVLLVRLIPGMGIKDLNNYLAELKTSLEDKGYQLGYAQGFGSLPFSRLYLALIGLGVTAGGMLLLEQLKLRRLGLLLGALGFIAFLGLLFIGEISIARKAMALMSVIIFPTLSVTLCLGEKSSGLGNTILQFIKMALISWIGALLMVGLLGDKTFMYTLDQFMGVKLAHVVPLFLIVLIFYVFKSSTMHPLKKAGQVLDYPIAVKHVILLGILGIVLLIYLMRTGNDSGTVSAWELALRSGLGDLLAVRPRTKEFLIGHPLMFLLIYLGYRDKYLPILVVGMIGQVSLVNTFAHIHTPIVISLLRAFNGLWLGILVGLLLIGLIKVGQKLMVKIQTAIEAMDQEEVR; encoded by the coding sequence ATGGAGGTCGGGCAGAGCGTGATGAATAAAGGATGGAAATGGGTATTAATAGGCGCAATTTTGGCAGGGATGTTGATGGCCGGATATGTAGCATGGGCGCGAAATGGTGTGGAGCAGGCAAACAAAGAAATTACAGCCGTTTTAGATTGGAAACAAGTCAAAGAACTGGCAGCACGGGAAAATATCCCGGAGCAAGAGGTCTTGGAAGAATTCCGGGGAAAAATCACAGGGGTGCTCTTTAAGGAAACCACCTTGAATGATCTGAAGGCCAAAGGGGACCTGCTTTTTAAAACAGGGATTGAAATGAAGTGGGATTTGAGAACAGGAGCCAGTCAAGGACTTAAGCTGAAAGAGAATGACCAGGAGGAAGAGATTCAAGAGGATTGGACCTATTTGGTCTTTGCGGATGAAGAGAGCATGGAACGGGTACAAAGGAACCTATCCCTAAAGCTGGCTGATCAAAATCCTCAGCTCCTCAGCTGCTATCTTCAGACACCTCAGGGAGTAATGCCGGTTTTGGGAACATCCTTGTCTTTAAATGATATCATCCTTTTAGGGGTAGGGTTTGAAGAAGAGGATTTGTCTCTGGTGCGCTCTGTGGGTTTACAGATCATTCCGCAGATCCGTTTTTGGCGAAATGTGACGGAGGAAAGCCTGGAGGTAGTCTTCGGCCAGTTTCAGGATATGCCGGTTTCCGCTGTATTTTTTAATGATCGGGAGGTACCGGGGATAGGTCTGCCGATCCATCGGCAAAAAGAAGCATTGAAAGCCATTGCTCATCAAATTGAAGGGTTGCATGTTCCTTTGGGGATGATCGAATTTTTACCGCAAAAAGGAATCAGTATGGTAGGCCAATATTTGGAAAAGAATATGGTGCGCATGCATTCCATCGGTGAAGCGGAGATGCTGACCACAACCCAAAGCCAGGCGGTGGAACGGTATACCTTAGCGGCTGCAGAGCGGGATATCCGGGTGCTTTTAGTGCGTCTCATTCCTGGTATGGGCATCAAAGATCTGAACAACTATTTGGCGGAATTAAAGACTTCGTTAGAAGATAAAGGTTACCAATTGGGCTATGCCCAAGGCTTTGGATCATTGCCATTTTCCCGTCTTTATCTGGCGCTGATCGGACTAGGTGTAACCGCCGGCGGGATGCTCTTGCTGGAACAATTAAAATTGAGAAGATTAGGTTTGCTTTTAGGCGCTTTGGGCTTTATCGCCTTTCTGGGATTGCTGTTTATAGGTGAGATTAGCATCGCGCGAAAGGCGATGGCCTTGATGTCCGTAATCATTTTCCCCACTTTGTCCGTCACCCTTTGCTTAGGTGAAAAATCCTCCGGCTTAGGGAATACGATCCTTCAATTTATAAAAATGGCTTTGATATCCTGGATTGGTGCTTTGCTCATGGTGGGATTGTTAGGAGATAAAACCTTCATGTATACTTTGGATCAATTCATGGGGGTAAAACTGGCACATGTAGTGCCCCTTTTCCTCATTGTCCTGATCTTTTATGTCTTTAAGAGTTCCACCATGCATCCTTTGAAAAAGGCGGGGCAGGTTTTAGACTATCCCATCGCGGTGAAGCATGTAATACTTTTGGGTATATTAGGTATTGTACTGCTGATATATTTGATGCGTACCGGTAATGACAGTGGAACTGTCTCTGCCTGGGAATTGGCCTTGCGTTCGGGACTGGGTGATTTATTGGCAGTCCGGCCTCGGACAAAGGAGTTCCTTATTGGTCACCCCCTGATGTTTTTATTGATCTATTTAGGTTATCGGGATAAATATCTGCCAATTTTAGTAGTGGGGATGATCGGACAGGTTTCTCTGGTCAATACCTTTGCCCATATTCATACCCCTATAGTCATTTCCCTGCTCCGCGCCTTCAATGGTCTTTGGCTGGGGATCCTCGTGGGCCTGTTGTTAATTGGTTTGATCAAAGTGGGGCAAAAGCTGATGGTTAAGATTCAAACCGCTATTGAAGCCATGGATCAAGAGGAAGTCCGCTAG
- the murJ gene encoding murein biosynthesis integral membrane protein MurJ produces MKNSIGKAVSVVLVMNLATKILGFVRETVIAYGFGASFMTDAYLIAYTIPYFLQAILGFALVSAVVPVLTKYLVDENYDETWHVASTILNLTALVLVLVTILGMAGAGLLVKITAPGASLELARLATYLTRIMFPSVVFMGVGMVISGILNAFYKFAAPAFAPGFSNIIIIASVLLFSSRYGITGLAVGTLISFFGFLVIQIPVLKRVKFKYHLVLDLKHPAVRNLMFTLLPIILGVAVNQINLALNRVFASWLAEGSISALNYAMKLMSLPQGIFVAAVVAAVYPTMASFAIKGEKKALTDTLFRGLGMVSLIAIPAAAGLMILRVPIVQLLFERGAFDHQATLATASALLYYSLGLFPGSANMVLTRAYYAIGDVKTPLYAGFFSIVANVLLSVILMNPMTHSGLALAHSLATGANTLFLYYGLKKHLPYLKGKSLIISLGKICLASGIMALVTWLGAVFLGTRMDLTMGRNLALLVLSTITLGALTYVIAVILLKVDDVKMMQDALLKKFKKQADRTK; encoded by the coding sequence ATGAAAAACAGCATTGGTAAAGCGGTAAGTGTGGTTCTGGTTATGAATTTGGCGACAAAAATTTTGGGTTTCGTCAGGGAAACTGTAATTGCCTATGGTTTTGGTGCCAGTTTTATGACAGATGCTTATCTTATTGCCTATACCATCCCTTATTTTTTACAGGCTATTTTAGGATTTGCTCTGGTCAGTGCCGTAGTACCGGTGTTAACGAAGTATCTGGTGGATGAAAATTATGATGAAACCTGGCATGTGGCCAGTACCATTTTAAACTTAACGGCTTTGGTCTTAGTGCTTGTGACTATTCTGGGCATGGCCGGGGCTGGATTGCTGGTAAAAATCACGGCACCGGGCGCAAGCCTTGAATTGGCCCGTTTAGCCACATATTTAACCCGCATTATGTTCCCTTCCGTGGTTTTTATGGGGGTCGGCATGGTGATTTCCGGAATTTTGAATGCCTTTTATAAATTTGCTGCACCCGCCTTTGCCCCGGGATTTTCCAACATCATTATTATTGCTTCCGTACTCCTGTTTTCATCCCGTTATGGGATCACCGGGTTAGCTGTGGGCACCTTAATCAGTTTTTTCGGTTTTTTGGTGATTCAGATTCCCGTATTAAAAAGGGTAAAATTCAAATATCATTTGGTGCTGGATCTGAAGCACCCGGCGGTACGCAATTTGATGTTTACCCTGCTGCCGATTATTCTGGGGGTGGCAGTAAACCAGATCAATCTGGCGCTCAATCGGGTTTTTGCATCCTGGTTGGCGGAAGGAAGCATCTCGGCTTTGAATTATGCCATGAAGCTGATGAGTCTGCCTCAGGGAATTTTTGTGGCCGCAGTGGTGGCCGCCGTCTATCCCACAATGGCATCCTTCGCAATTAAGGGAGAGAAAAAAGCTTTAACAGATACTTTGTTTCGTGGACTGGGCATGGTCAGTTTAATTGCTATCCCAGCCGCCGCCGGCCTGATGATACTGAGGGTACCGATTGTGCAGCTGCTTTTTGAAAGGGGTGCTTTTGATCATCAAGCTACTTTAGCTACAGCTTCCGCTTTATTGTATTATTCTTTGGGACTCTTCCCCGGATCGGCCAATATGGTGCTGACCAGGGCTTATTATGCCATTGGTGATGTAAAAACCCCCCTTTATGCAGGTTTTTTTTCTATTGTGGCGAATGTACTCTTAAGCGTGATCTTAATGAACCCGATGACTCATTCCGGTTTAGCTTTGGCTCATTCCTTGGCTACGGGTGCCAACACTTTATTCCTGTATTATGGTTTAAAAAAACATCTTCCTTACTTAAAAGGAAAAAGCCTGATTATATCTTTGGGTAAGATCTGCCTTGCTTCCGGTATTATGGCTTTGGTTACTTGGCTGGGGGCGGTTTTCCTGGGTACCAGGATGGATTTGACCATGGGGAGAAATCTGGCGCTGTTGGTTTTGAGCACCATAACCTTGGGGGCCTTGACATACGTTATTGCCGTGATTCTGCTCAAAGTTGATGATGTGAAGATGATGCAAGATGCTCTGTTAAAGAAATTCAAAAAGCAAGCAGACAGAACAAAATAA
- the fabZ gene encoding 3-hydroxyacyl-ACP dehydratase FabZ translates to MLDIKEIQQILPHRYPFLLVDRVLEIEEDQRIVGQKNVTVNEPFFQGHFPGYPVMPGVLIVEALAQLGAVMVLRKPEFAGKIAFFAGIDKLRFRRQVVPGDVLRLEVEVLNFRGSIGKAKGRATVDGELACEGEIMFAIQKS, encoded by the coding sequence ATGTTAGATATTAAAGAAATTCAACAAATACTACCCCATCGCTATCCTTTTTTGCTGGTGGATAGAGTTTTAGAAATTGAAGAAGATCAGCGCATTGTGGGACAAAAAAATGTTACTGTGAACGAACCTTTTTTCCAAGGGCATTTTCCTGGCTACCCGGTGATGCCGGGGGTTTTAATCGTGGAAGCTTTAGCTCAATTAGGGGCAGTCATGGTGCTGCGCAAACCTGAATTTGCGGGGAAAATTGCTTTTTTTGCCGGTATCGATAAGCTGCGTTTTCGCCGTCAGGTAGTCCCGGGGGATGTGCTGCGCTTAGAGGTAGAGGTACTGAACTTTCGGGGTTCCATCGGGAAAGCCAAGGGGCGGGCAACTGTAGACGGAGAATTAGCCTGTGAAGGGGAAATAATGTTTGCCATCCAAAAAAGTTAA
- a CDS encoding TolC family protein, with the protein MKKNWLWVMIIVLVLAVATAGVTLGDEAAPEVKKLSLNQAIEMAMKDNHQVELAAIDVEKAELTLEQAEFARDKMINSSALPDKDRRDQNQAMVIDVVPVNAAAGKTIADTKKTYTENSIKFGVESAYYGLLQGERKLAVSQSALARAQEQLKVAQAKLKAGTVAKIEVIAAEAQLKSAEAEVNQSKADMEKARMALNKTLGLNLDTPIVLTDQFNFNPAGTIDPQKVFQEMQSKDLSLVSAQESYKMNEANWDYHQTYFTANTFVYRDAKFKVKEAEVNLNQEKAALEMNIKNAYLDLKTAEENYQVLTKSLEQAKEALRLTKLRYDVGMATGYDVLSSDGAIQQADLGLLSALYNYNLAKAKFTYGIFTGSSASGGI; encoded by the coding sequence ATGAAAAAGAACTGGCTTTGGGTGATGATAATAGTCCTGGTCTTGGCCGTGGCTACAGCAGGGGTTACCCTGGGAGATGAAGCTGCACCGGAGGTAAAGAAGCTCAGCTTGAATCAGGCCATCGAAATGGCTATGAAGGATAATCACCAGGTGGAATTAGCAGCCATTGATGTGGAGAAAGCGGAATTAACATTGGAACAGGCGGAATTTGCCAGAGATAAGATGATCAATAGCAGTGCGCTGCCCGATAAAGACCGCAGGGATCAAAATCAAGCCATGGTAATCGATGTTGTACCGGTGAACGCAGCAGCGGGGAAGACAATCGCCGATACCAAGAAAACCTATACGGAAAACAGCATTAAGTTTGGCGTGGAATCCGCTTATTACGGGTTGCTCCAAGGGGAACGAAAGTTGGCGGTTTCTCAATCTGCTTTGGCCAGGGCCCAGGAGCAATTAAAGGTAGCCCAGGCGAAGCTGAAGGCAGGGACAGTGGCCAAAATTGAAGTGATTGCGGCAGAAGCCCAGTTAAAATCTGCGGAAGCAGAGGTAAATCAAAGTAAAGCCGATATGGAGAAAGCCCGCATGGCTTTGAATAAAACATTGGGCTTGAACCTGGATACTCCCATCGTTTTAACGGATCAATTTAATTTCAACCCGGCTGGAACCATTGACCCGCAAAAGGTTTTCCAGGAAATGCAATCGAAGGATTTGTCCTTAGTTTCAGCCCAGGAAAGCTATAAGATGAATGAAGCTAATTGGGATTATCACCAAACCTATTTTACGGCAAATACCTTTGTTTATCGGGATGCAAAATTCAAAGTGAAGGAAGCAGAGGTTAACCTGAATCAGGAGAAAGCTGCGCTGGAAATGAACATAAAAAATGCTTATCTGGATCTGAAAACAGCGGAGGAAAACTATCAGGTGCTTACCAAAAGCCTGGAACAGGCCAAAGAGGCTTTGCGCCTAACCAAGCTCCGCTATGATGTAGGTATGGCCACCGGCTATGATGTCCTCAGCTCCGATGGGGCAATTCAGCAAGCCGATTTGGGATTGTTAAGCGCCTTATACAATTACAATTTAGCCAAGGCTAAGTTCACCTACGGTATTTTTACCGGATCTTCGGCTTCCGGCGGCATTTAA
- a CDS encoding S-layer homology domain-containing protein, whose amino-acid sequence MKSMVKWLMPIILGMMILFSVLPVSGAEDEETLRLNREYIENNLQDNRAAFKMMHTERNVKKLEITDEALKYIEEKGIQITLETNHMTLDFTPAIFKTKEWQTALKSGEPLSVQLIIKRGSGIKVTENFDQWYYQQLGIDRLGTSSWELSGEILVAGVKQYEIHEFASNLAIRLKYPSEALISVADENKLTMFLFNETQSKWDDLGGNIDRVNKTIRFQIKTPGLFMIVVNQKPQQFTDIKGHWAESDILAMTGKKVVILSGDRKFYPNREITRAEFASFVVRTLGLIHETGTQKFQDVGVGHPYYQDIMTAAHHGIVTGVGSGRFAPNARITRQEIAAMMVRAEKLKGKSLPADQSVLNRYQDQRDIALWARESCAQVVQSGIMVGKSDRLFAPKSTVTRAEAIVLLHRLAKNLD is encoded by the coding sequence ATGAAAAGTATGGTAAAATGGCTGATGCCAATCATCCTGGGGATGATGATCCTGTTCAGTGTGCTGCCTGTGTCGGGGGCGGAAGATGAGGAAACCTTAAGGTTGAATCGGGAATACATTGAAAACAATCTTCAGGATAATCGTGCTGCCTTTAAAATGATGCATACAGAACGCAATGTAAAGAAACTGGAAATCACTGATGAGGCTCTAAAATATATAGAAGAAAAGGGGATCCAAATCACTTTGGAAACTAACCATATGACCCTGGACTTCACACCGGCGATATTTAAAACCAAGGAATGGCAGACAGCCTTAAAATCCGGGGAGCCTTTAAGCGTACAATTAATTATCAAAAGAGGCAGCGGCATCAAAGTTACTGAGAACTTTGATCAGTGGTATTATCAACAACTAGGCATAGACCGGTTAGGCACTTCCTCCTGGGAACTATCGGGGGAAATTCTCGTAGCCGGCGTGAAACAGTATGAGATCCATGAATTTGCTTCTAATCTGGCCATCCGGTTAAAATATCCCAGTGAAGCCCTGATTAGTGTTGCGGATGAAAATAAACTGACCATGTTTTTGTTCAATGAAACCCAGAGCAAATGGGATGATTTGGGGGGGAACATTGATCGGGTAAACAAAACTATCCGTTTCCAGATAAAAACCCCGGGTTTGTTTATGATTGTTGTCAATCAAAAGCCGCAGCAATTTACGGATATTAAGGGACACTGGGCAGAGAGTGATATTTTGGCCATGACAGGGAAAAAAGTGGTCATTTTATCGGGAGATAGAAAGTTTTATCCTAATCGGGAAATAACCCGTGCTGAATTTGCCTCCTTTGTCGTCAGGACCTTGGGCTTAATTCATGAGACCGGAACACAAAAGTTCCAGGATGTGGGGGTAGGCCATCCCTATTATCAGGATATTATGACAGCTGCCCATCATGGCATTGTGACTGGGGTAGGGTCAGGCCGTTTTGCCCCCAATGCCAGGATTACCCGGCAGGAAATAGCTGCCATGATGGTAAGGGCAGAGAAACTTAAGGGCAAATCATTACCTGCCGATCAAAGCGTACTTAATAGGTATCAAGATCAGAGAGATATTGCTCTTTGGGCCCGGGAGAGCTGTGCCCAGGTTGTCCAATCCGGGATCATGGTGGGAAAAAGCGACCGCCTTTTTGCTCCTAAATCCACTGTCACTCGGGCAGAGGCTATTGTGTTGCTCCACAGATTGGCAAAAAATTTGGATTAA
- a CDS encoding TetR/AcrR family transcriptional regulator, with translation MRFEVNPQDKRLRIMQAAVRVFAQKGFHRAKMEEIARTADVGKGTVYEYFPSKERLFIEMIKIGKKYYQDRLMAQIKGVEGFSEKLKEVAYLHMIFFHEHRDMTQVMMQEYLQLGAEVHEEFAQFHEQEIRVIREIIAQGTDEGSFRPQETERTSLFFYGAVHAVSCRSISALGKNDLEKLAEEVTDLFLRGIALKS, from the coding sequence GTGCGCTTTGAAGTGAACCCCCAGGATAAAAGGTTACGTATTATGCAGGCGGCAGTTCGGGTTTTTGCACAAAAGGGTTTTCATCGGGCTAAAATGGAGGAAATTGCCCGCACAGCAGATGTGGGCAAAGGAACGGTCTATGAATATTTTCCCAGCAAGGAACGGCTTTTCATTGAAATGATCAAAATAGGCAAAAAATATTATCAGGACCGGCTGATGGCTCAAATCAAAGGGGTCGAGGGATTCTCGGAAAAACTAAAGGAAGTGGCTTATCTGCACATGATTTTTTTTCATGAGCATCGGGACATGACGCAGGTGATGATGCAGGAATATCTGCAACTGGGTGCTGAGGTCCATGAAGAGTTTGCCCAGTTTCATGAACAGGAAATCCGGGTGATCCGGGAAATCATCGCCCAAGGAACAGATGAAGGTTCATTCAGACCACAGGAAACCGAAAGGACATCTTTGTTTTTTTATGGTGCGGTTCATGCTGTCAGCTGCAGGAGCATTAGTGCTCTAGGAAAAAATGATCTGGAAAAACTGGCGGAAGAAGTCACAGATCTTTTCTTAAGGGGTATTGCCCTTAAAAGCTAA
- the csaB gene encoding polysaccharide pyruvyl transferase CsaB, with amino-acid sequence MKRIVLSGYYGFNNIGDEAVLIAIIQALKKEISDVEIIVLSQDPPKTEKQMNVQAVNRWCLPQIIGAIKECDLLISGGGSLLQDVTGKKSILYYLGIITIARWWKKPAMIYAQGIGPVQSSWARKMVRNVLNKMDLITVRDEASGADLSSMGVTRPPMHVTVDPVMGMERPEEIQILDKFPYLNEEEGKLVGFSLRQWPGLALEELGALGDDLAERGFKVVFLPFHFPEDISVCRDVAKLMKQENHLIKDNLSPMEMMGVVGKMDLVIGMRLHALIMAGAQGIPFVAIEYDPKVGRYANLMGQETACSVETMSCENLRNKVEQIMAEYSLIKEGLEQKAASYRLEAQKSAQWAAEMLKDSNLKKRK; translated from the coding sequence ATGAAGAGAATTGTTTTATCAGGGTATTATGGCTTTAATAATATTGGGGACGAAGCAGTTTTGATTGCGATTATCCAGGCCTTAAAAAAAGAAATATCGGACGTGGAGATTATCGTGCTCTCTCAGGATCCCCCTAAAACAGAAAAGCAAATGAATGTTCAAGCGGTTAATCGCTGGTGCCTGCCTCAAATCATTGGAGCCATCAAAGAATGCGACTTATTGATTAGCGGCGGCGGAAGTTTGCTCCAGGATGTCACGGGTAAAAAAAGCATTCTCTATTATTTAGGCATCATTACCATCGCCCGTTGGTGGAAAAAACCTGCGATGATTTATGCCCAAGGCATTGGTCCGGTGCAAAGTTCCTGGGCCCGAAAAATGGTCAGGAACGTCTTAAATAAGATGGATCTGATTACTGTAAGGGATGAGGCATCTGGGGCAGATTTATCTTCTATGGGCGTGACCCGGCCGCCGATGCACGTCACGGTGGATCCGGTAATGGGGATGGAACGGCCGGAGGAAATTCAGATTTTGGACAAATTCCCTTATCTTAATGAAGAAGAGGGTAAATTGGTTGGCTTCAGTCTCCGCCAATGGCCGGGCTTAGCCCTGGAGGAATTGGGCGCCCTGGGAGATGATTTGGCTGAACGGGGCTTTAAGGTAGTTTTTTTGCCCTTTCATTTTCCCGAGGACATTTCCGTATGCCGGGATGTGGCAAAGCTCATGAAGCAGGAAAATCATCTGATCAAAGATAATTTATCACCCATGGAGATGATGGGTGTGGTGGGGAAGATGGATTTAGTAATCGGCATGCGTCTTCATGCTTTAATTATGGCCGGAGCCCAAGGAATACCCTTTGTTGCGATTGAATATGATCCCAAGGTGGGGAGATATGCCAATTTAATGGGGCAAGAAACAGCCTGTTCCGTAGAAACCATGTCTTGCGAAAATTTGAGAAATAAAGTGGAACAAATTATGGCCGAATACAGTCTAATTAAGGAAGGTTTGGAGCAAAAGGCTGCATCTTACCGTTTGGAAGCACAAAAATCAGCTCAATGGGCAGCAGAAATGCTTAAAGATTCCAATTTGAAAAAAAGGAAGTAA
- a CDS encoding S-layer homology domain-containing protein translates to MNVKKKSMAIAMILCLFFVFGTMALAAETSLTDVSGHWAEDFVVEWNQEGVVGGYPDGSFQPNREITRAEFITIINQALGCIATENFNFSDVQQGNWFYGEVAKAMKSGYMTGYPNGTFQPNSPISRQEAAIVFSRIMALENDEQGASDFTDVNKIPAWSKGLVGAVAEAGYMGGYPDGTFQPTKSITRAESVATLDRIIGEFYNEAGAYGSETASMTVEGNVTVTAADVTLENMVIKGNLYLAEGIGSGTVHLNNVTVEGDTIIRGGGKQSVIMYNFNGQTVIVDVPEGADVRILVQGTSTMTEVIMESDGILEEGDLTGSGFIDVIIPEDAEVVLIGTFNNVEITGPNVVLELEEGTIQRLTIQEDADDAQVVLGTGTSVTQLTVQAPATVTGEGSVGNARIESSNVTIEQAPTKVELADGVKNVNVDGKEIGDTEDTPGGNIGGGGGGGDGDSEPTISINEIKLQLKDQTGKVLAKEGTDSFEFSLAAEDDLTYFTGIEINGKYVNKGTLVMQEVEIDGVRMDSIPGFPGISLLSKNKATIDEQGYVSTNSIINEAIRILDPNGDGVSLKMLRTLGSEFVFKGYVERSGNSNSKAISVTLVI, encoded by the coding sequence TTGAATGTAAAGAAAAAATCTATGGCTATTGCTATGATCCTGTGCTTGTTTTTTGTTTTTGGCACCATGGCCTTAGCGGCAGAAACATCCTTAACGGATGTCTCCGGTCATTGGGCAGAAGATTTCGTCGTTGAATGGAATCAGGAAGGCGTTGTGGGAGGTTATCCCGATGGTTCCTTTCAGCCCAATCGTGAAATTACCAGAGCCGAATTTATTACCATCATTAATCAGGCTTTAGGCTGTATTGCAACAGAAAATTTCAATTTTTCTGATGTTCAGCAGGGAAACTGGTTCTATGGAGAAGTTGCCAAGGCGATGAAAAGCGGCTATATGACCGGCTATCCTAATGGAACTTTTCAGCCGAACAGCCCGATCAGCCGCCAGGAGGCTGCCATTGTTTTTTCCCGGATTATGGCCTTAGAGAATGATGAGCAGGGGGCGTCGGATTTTACCGATGTGAACAAAATCCCAGCCTGGAGCAAAGGTTTGGTAGGAGCAGTTGCCGAAGCCGGTTATATGGGGGGTTATCCTGACGGAACGTTTCAGCCGACCAAATCCATCACCAGGGCGGAGTCGGTAGCCACATTGGATCGGATAATCGGGGAATTTTATAATGAGGCCGGGGCCTATGGATCGGAAACAGCATCCATGACGGTAGAAGGCAATGTCACTGTTACTGCCGCCGATGTCACCCTGGAAAACATGGTCATTAAAGGGAACCTGTATTTGGCGGAAGGTATCGGCAGCGGCACAGTTCATCTTAATAATGTCACCGTTGAAGGTGATACCATTATTCGCGGCGGCGGGAAACAAAGTGTCATCATGTATAATTTTAACGGTCAGACTGTAATTGTGGATGTACCGGAAGGTGCCGATGTGCGTATTCTTGTCCAGGGAACCAGCACCATGACAGAAGTCATCATGGAATCAGACGGGATCTTGGAAGAGGGGGATCTCACGGGAAGCGGATTTATTGATGTGATCATTCCGGAAGATGCGGAAGTTGTTCTGATCGGAACCTTTAATAACGTGGAAATCACCGGGCCAAACGTGGTTCTCGAACTGGAGGAAGGAACCATTCAAAGGTTAACCATTCAAGAGGATGCTGATGATGCTCAGGTGGTCTTAGGAACAGGAACCTCGGTGACTCAACTGACAGTACAAGCTCCTGCAACCGTCACGGGAGAGGGATCCGTTGGGAACGCTCGCATTGAGAGTTCTAACGTCACCATTGAACAAGCGCCCACTAAAGTGGAATTAGCAGACGGTGTGAAAAATGTAAATGTGGACGGTAAGGAAATAGGAGATACTGAAGACACACCTGGAGGTAACATCGGTGGTGGTGGAGGCGGCGGCGATGGTGACAGTGAGCCGACCATTTCCATTAATGAGATTAAATTGCAGCTAAAGGATCAAACCGGAAAAGTCCTGGCAAAAGAGGGAACCGATTCCTTTGAATTCAGTCTTGCTGCTGAAGATGATCTCACCTACTTTACAGGAATTGAAATCAACGGCAAATATGTAAACAAAGGCACCTTAGTGATGCAGGAAGTAGAGATTGATGGCGTCCGTATGGATTCGATCCCTGGATTCCCCGGGATCTCACTGCTCAGTAAGAATAAAGCCACCATTGATGAGCAGGGCTATGTTTCCACAAACAGTATCATCAATGAGGCCATCCGGATCTTGGATCCAAATGGTGATGGCGTTAGTCTGAAGATGCTGAGAACACTGGGATCGGAGTTTGTCTTTAAAGGTTATGTTGAACGATCCGGTAATAGTAACAGTAAGGCTATTTCAGTGACTTTAGTAATCTAA